TGGCGAAAAACATCGGCCGTTTGCAGTGAAAACGCGTATGTGAATATCCGTATGCCCATCATCCATCAGTCGATGAAATGAATGCAAGTCGTGATGCAGATTCTTCCCGGATTGCCCCTTCGCAGCTATCCCGGTAGTGTTATCATTCGCCGGATCAACCGCATCATACTCATCTTCTCCCGAAGCAATAGTATAATTATCATAATAGCAATGAACTGTAGAGAGTTGAGATGACACATTGTCCCATCCGGCAAAATATAAACCAATCTTGGATTTTACGTCATCGCCATCACCCCAGGTGGTCTGTACATCTTTGACTTCGAATACCTTGCTGCCGTCACGAAAAGCTTCAAATGCTCCATTCGACTGCCGTGTCCAATTTATATGGAAAATCCAGTCCACCCATCGGCCCCGGGCCAGCGTCCCTTCCCAGAGAGTGATCTCATCCTGTGTATCTCGTTCCTGCGTAATGACAAATTTGTTGTGACTGAAACGAAGGGCAAAATCGGGAAGTCCACCGTTTCCTTCCCATATTCCCCATTGAGCAATAACCGCTCTTTCCGATTCCGACACTCCCAGTTCCGACATGGTATAGTCATCAGGAATATAAATGCTGAATCCATACCAGCAGTGCCCCATTGATTGGTCGAGATTGACCCCTATTTCGGTACGGCTTTTCGGACTGTGTTTTACCATTACCGTTTTCAGGCATTTGCTTCCGGACCGGGCCGGTATTTCATCGGTAGGCTCCATATACCCGTCGTCATACCACCCCGATTTATACCACCGGTCATACACCTCATTCGTGCCGGCGGGATTGAATGTTCCTTCAAAGTCATCCGCATGTCGTATTTCAGCATGTGCCGCAATGATACTACAAATGACAAACAGAATGCTCAAACCGGTTTTGCGTCCTGGTTGCATTGAGGCTCCTTCTTTGATGGCTATCAGAAATAATTCTAATATAGATAATAGCGCACTCTATTTTCAGCTTCCACGGCGCAAGTTTTCCTTGATATTACCGAATCAGCGCCTTTCTTGTCCACTGTGTACCATCGGCTATTATTCTCACAAAGTAGAGCCCTCGGGGCAGAGCATCGAACCGGTAGGTTTGTGCCCCACTGTTCTCCAGCAGCTTTATCATGCGACCCTGCAGTGAGGTAATATGTGCCTTGTGTTTTGATGAATTGGGTATCGTAATGAACAAAGTACCGTGAGCATGTCGGATAGACGGCCGGATAATATTCGTAGCTTTTGTCGGGTTGGTTGGAACCGCTGCGAACTCTTGACCGATTTCAAATGTTTCGAAAGCCGCAAGCACCTCTTTGGAACCGTACCACCAATTCTCGGGAAAGTACATAACCATGCCAAGGGCGGTAGTGGCTGCAGGATTAAAGCTTGCTTCGGAAGAAAGTGCAAAGATCTCAAGAGGTGGCGTCCATTCTATCTGGCTGAATTCGCCCGTCGTGAAAACAGTATCAAGCTGCTTTGTGCTCATTGCCCACACACCGGACTTATCACGTGCAAGAAAACGGAAATAGTGCTTCTTTTTCATTCCACTCTCGAGCGCCTTGATATGGACACGGTATTTCAATGTTGACAGGTCAATACCTTCCGGCGGCAATTCGGTATAACAGTAACCGCCATGCGAACCGGTGTTATTGGTATTTACGCTGCCGAACCCGAAGGTCGAACCATTGATATATGCGAAGGTATTTCGATTGGATTCTCCTTCGACAAAATGCCACATGCGTCCACCGGTATTGACAACTCGCCTGCCGTGCAACCCGATCTCATCAGCCTCGGCCCGGGCTATAAGGATACCGCCCGATTGGCTGACATAGACAACATGGCTGCGTCGCATGTGAGCACCACCAGGAGTTGTTGCGGTCACCATCAGTTCGTGGCGGCCGGGCGTCTCGAAGGTGTGCTCAAGAGTAGACCCGTTTTTCTGTGTGGTCGAATCGATTAGCCAACTGAACTGTGATGCTGAAGCGCCAACAGCCTTGGCGGTAAATTGGTATGATTTTTGAGCCATGACATTGGTCGGCCCTTCGATGCGCACGATAAGACCTGCTTCACGATCACGGCCGATGCGCTCTTGCAACTGCGCCATATAAAGGGATTGAGGAAGCACCGAGCCGTTAATAGCTTCGACAACTACCGTGTCACTTACATAATAATCGCGTTTACTATCATCTACATACTGCACCTTGACATCAGCAGCCGCATGATCGTAGCCGGCGAAGACAGGACGAATGGTCTGGAGTGGGTAACTCATGTCATCATA
This is a stretch of genomic DNA from Chitinivibrionales bacterium. It encodes these proteins:
- a CDS encoding DUF4955 domain-containing protein is translated as PDRFNNPHNSFKFLGHSTDNLMENMTIHQKMDHGYAVQRHAVGNVIYNSSMAPGCDLDPHAQVPMANLYDNISGGRHSGAGGNAGTTPHHGPYFVLWNFTATGETNRDDHHLLKVMQWYDDMSYPLQTIRPVFAGYDHAAADVKVQYVDDSKRDYYVSDTVVVEAINGSVLPQSLYMAQLQERIGRDREAGLIVRIEGPTNVMAQKSYQFTAKAVGASASQFSWLIDSTTQKNGSTLEHTFETPGRHELMVTATTPGGAHMRRSHVVYVSQSGGILIARAEADEIGLHGRRVVNTGGRMWHFVEGESNRNTFAYINGSTFGFGSVNTNNTGSHGGYCYTELPPEGIDLSTLKYRVHIKALESGMKKKHYFRFLARDKSGVWAMSTKQLDTVFTTGEFSQIEWTPPLEIFALSSEASFNPAATTALGMVMYFPENWWYGSKEVLAAFETFEIGQEFAAVPTNPTKATNIIRPSIRHAHGTLFITIPNSSKHKAHITSLQGRMIKLLENSGAQTYRFDALPRGLYFVRIIADGTQWTRKALIR